The DNA sequence CTAAGTGCTAACAAGCGATTTTGCGGTATCATGGTTTAGCCCTCCCTCGGACCAAAAAACTTATCACCGTTTAAATGGATCATATGGTCGGGGTTTTCAGCAATCCATACTTCTGTTTCCCAAGCTAAAGAGTCCGAAAATCTTTTATAGGTTTTGAAGTCAAGAAAAGCTGTTACAAAGATTTTTCCAGCTGATACGCCTTGTGTCATCTCATTAATCTCTATGATTCGCTTAGGCTCCATAGGGCCAACACTGGTAACTGATTCAATGAAATAAATCCAGTTTTTATCTTCTCTAAACAATACAACATCTGGCATCTTGTCATGAAGTGTTATTTCAAAACCAAGTTCTTCAAGTTTTTCTACATTCTTTACGAGGTCTTTTTCAATGGTATCGCCAACATAAAGGCATTCACTGTTTGGTGCAAACCTTGGCGCAAATTCTTCAATAATATATTTTTGCAGCTCGTTATGTTTGCCGGGAGAAAAGGTGAAAGCTTCGCCATTAATATTTACAGGCATCTTTTCCATTTTCTTTTTAGAGGCATAAGTATCAATCAAAGTTTGGTGATTGCTTATGAATGCTTCTATTTTTTCGTCCCAATTAGC is a window from the Oscillospiraceae bacterium MB08-C2-2 genome containing:
- a CDS encoding BsuBI/PstI family type II restriction endonuclease, giving the protein MNKIDEARKILEAIGMPKRQQADLCCYVLLAMTQIKESSDWGTAESAWIRIHDILQFTKENYNVEYAENSRETFRKQAIHHFRTAALIEDNGMATNSPNYRYRITLEALDLLRSYGSANWDEKIEAFISNHQTLIDTYASKKKMEKMPVNINGEAFTFSPGKHNELQKYIIEEFAPRFAPNSECLYVGDTIEKDLVKNVEKLEELGFEITLHDKMPDVVLFREDKNWIYFIESVTSVGPMEPKRIIEINEMTQGVSAGKIFVTAFLDFKTYKRFSDSLAWETEVWIAENPDHMIHLNGDKFFGPREG